In a genomic window of Ancylothrix sp. D3o:
- a CDS encoding helicase C-terminal domain-containing protein has translation MPLDGGGTDGCLGAGEGVGAGEPREALEGKQAGVSFGDVLSPRHQGLHKEINDIFQLGSSKSDIIALCSDAMSEGVNLQQASAVIQLDMPSVIRLAEQRIGRIDRMDSPFSEIEAWWPQDSDEFALRSSEQKFLQRHQLVTDLLGSNLPLPEDFSPSIDIDSSKEPVKLEEIINQVDNEDKQGNIWQLGDVFDPVRALVEGKRNLIAPEVYKQVIRSKNRSVLSVVKADYPWAFFAIAGTEWGAPRWVYLDDVNYVHPITDLQKICENLRKHLYPLIEEEPLETAHHSLQNFIKNLIRSEEQLLPKKKQRALQEMREVLQQYESKAKKNNDGIREGVVKTILSRFEEKEPRKQSVDLSLLAESWLDLIRPWWLARLNEPKRSEPLRLKDIRQDLIENPLSTEQLNEILKVPDVKPLDERIVAAIIGIS, from the coding sequence GTGCCCTTGGATGGGGGTGGGACAGACGGATGTTTGGGGGCCGGTGAAGGTGTGGGGGCCGGTGAACCTAGAGAAGCTCTTGAAGGTAAACAGGCCGGTGTCTCGTTCGGAGATGTTTTATCTCCTAGGCATCAAGGTCTGCATAAAGAAATTAATGATATTTTTCAACTTGGTTCTAGCAAATCAGACATCATTGCTTTATGTTCTGATGCCATGTCCGAAGGTGTCAACCTTCAGCAAGCCTCCGCAGTTATTCAACTCGATATGCCTAGTGTAATCCGTCTAGCGGAGCAACGAATTGGCAGAATTGACCGCATGGACAGTCCCTTTTCGGAAATTGAAGCGTGGTGGCCACAAGATAGTGATGAGTTTGCTCTGAGGTCTTCCGAACAAAAATTTTTGCAACGCCATCAATTAGTTACAGATTTATTAGGCTCAAACTTACCATTACCCGAAGATTTTTCCCCCAGTATAGATATCGATTCATCTAAAGAGCCAGTAAAATTAGAAGAGATAATCAACCAAGTAGACAATGAAGATAAACAAGGCAATATCTGGCAATTAGGCGATGTTTTTGATCCAGTTCGCGCTCTTGTAGAAGGTAAAAGAAATCTGATTGCTCCAGAAGTTTATAAACAGGTAATTAGAAGCAAAAATCGTTCAGTATTAAGTGTGGTAAAAGCAGATTATCCTTGGGCGTTTTTTGCCATTGCAGGAACGGAATGGGGTGCGCCCCGTTGGGTGTATCTTGACGATGTAAACTATGTACACCCGATAACAGACTTGCAGAAAATTTGTGAAAATCTCCGAAAGCATCTCTATCCCCTTATAGAAGAAGAACCCTTAGAAACAGCACATCATTCTCTCCAAAATTTTATTAAAAACCTTATTCGCTCTGAAGAACAACTTTTGCCCAAAAAAAAGCAACGGGCTTTGCAAGAAATGAGAGAGGTACTTCAACAATATGAAAGTAAAGCCAAGAAAAATAACGATGGAATCCGCGAGGGTGTAGTTAAGACTATCCTTTCTCGGTTTGAGGAAAAAGAACCAAGGAAACAGAGTGTAGACTTGAGCCTTCTTGCTGAGTCTTGGCTAGATTTAATTCGTCCTTGGTGGTTGGCGCGTTTAAATGAACCCAAGCGCTCTGAGCCTTTACGCCTCAAAGATATTCGTCAGGATTTAATTGAAAACCCTCTTTCTACAGAACAACTTAATGAAATTCTTAAAGTTCCTGATGTGAAACCCCTTGATGAACGAATTGTTGCTGCCATTATCGGTATATCATAG
- a CDS encoding NB-ARC domain-containing protein, whose product MADALVFAKTGQYLDDLQKAILRGTLQGEKYSKIAQEKHCNESYVRDVGAKLWETLSKELGEKLTKSNFRSTMERLQISIVSHLEPHHNQISNVNICGEARQPPDTPNPNPKNKETSNPQQTPNLYHDLTEMPKLGNFYNRTGELESLKTSILTEKAQLLTITGMIGMGKTAVAIKLVEDVKHEFEYVIWRSLETCPTVSQLQTNLTDFFTEAGNQTSPLPLMKSLQNHRCLIILDDIHYLFRRGELAGQYQPGYEDYRSFFKQIKERSHQSCFLLIGWEAPREISQIKNPNTPNLILIGLDTASAHQIIAEQGLESDENCLGFIDYYQGNPLWLKTVANFLAELGLTVTEMLQSQPFLLPQYLQDILEQPLAWLSEREKQLLSLLAKEDEPLALAKLLEIARMPSSDLLDSLQSLYRRCWVEKTGHIYMISPLLRQYIGLRNRLS is encoded by the coding sequence ATGGCTGATGCTCTTGTTTTTGCTAAAACCGGCCAATACCTTGATGATTTGCAAAAGGCAATTCTGCGCGGAACTTTACAAGGCGAAAAATACAGCAAAATTGCACAAGAAAAGCACTGTAATGAGAGTTATGTTCGGGATGTTGGAGCAAAATTATGGGAGACACTTTCAAAAGAATTAGGAGAAAAACTCACTAAATCCAATTTTCGCTCGACAATGGAGAGGCTGCAAATCTCGATAGTTTCACATTTAGAACCGCATCACAACCAAATTAGCAACGTTAATATCTGTGGAGAAGCCAGACAACCCCCAGATACACCCAACCCAAACCCGAAAAATAAAGAAACATCTAACCCCCAACAAACCCCAAATTTATATCACGATTTAACTGAAATGCCCAAGTTAGGCAACTTCTATAATCGTACTGGTGAACTGGAAAGCCTGAAAACATCAATCCTCACAGAAAAGGCACAACTTTTAACCATTACTGGCATGATAGGGATGGGCAAAACCGCTGTGGCGATAAAACTTGTAGAAGACGTTAAACATGAATTTGAATATGTGATTTGGCGTAGCCTGGAAACTTGCCCTACCGTCTCCCAATTGCAAACCAATTTAACCGATTTTTTTACCGAGGCGGGTAATCAAACTTCACCGCTACCCCTGATGAAATCTTTACAAAATCATCGCTGTTTAATTATTTTAGATGATATCCATTACCTGTTTAGGCGGGGAGAATTGGCCGGCCAGTATCAACCGGGATATGAGGATTATCGCAGTTTTTTTAAACAAATTAAAGAGCGATCTCATCAAAGTTGTTTTCTGCTGATTGGTTGGGAAGCACCGCGAGAAATTTCTCAAATTAAAAACCCAAATACGCCTAACTTAATTTTGATCGGCTTAGACACTGCATCAGCGCACCAAATTATCGCAGAACAAGGATTAGAAAGCGACGAGAATTGCTTAGGATTCATTGACTATTATCAAGGCAATCCTTTATGGTTAAAAACTGTGGCGAATTTTCTGGCTGAATTAGGCTTAACTGTGACTGAGATGTTACAAAGCCAGCCTTTTTTATTGCCTCAATATTTGCAAGATATTTTAGAGCAACCGTTGGCTTGGCTATCGGAACGCGAAAAGCAACTTTTATCTCTGTTAGCTAAAGAAGATGAGCCGCTCGCACTCGCTAAATTATTAGAAATTGCCCGGATGCCATCTTCAGATTTACTCGATAGCCTACAATCTCTTTACCGTCGTTGTTGGGTAGAAAAAACTGGCCATATTTACATGATTTCACCTCTATTGAGACAGTATATCGGACTCAGAAACCGGCTTTCTTAA
- the arfB gene encoding alternative ribosome rescue aminoacyl-tRNA hydrolase ArfB has product MLQISDTVSISESEIDISAMRSQGAGGQNVNKVATAIHLRFDIKASSLPDRYKERLLNLNDNRITQAGVIVIKSQEYRSQEQNREVALTRLQELIKSAVVVPKKRFKSKPTRSSQRKRLDSKTKRGQVKAMRQKITD; this is encoded by the coding sequence ATGCTACAAATTTCCGATACAGTCAGCATTTCAGAAAGCGAAATTGATATTAGTGCAATGCGTTCTCAAGGGGCCGGTGGCCAAAATGTAAATAAGGTAGCAACTGCCATCCATTTACGGTTTGATATCAAAGCATCTTCTTTACCTGACCGTTATAAAGAACGACTGTTAAATCTAAACGATAACCGCATTACCCAAGCTGGTGTTATTGTCATTAAGTCCCAAGAATACCGGAGTCAAGAACAAAATCGGGAAGTGGCTTTAACCCGCCTTCAAGAGCTAATCAAAAGTGCTGTTGTAGTTCCCAAAAAACGCTTCAAAAGCAAACCAACTCGCAGTTCTCAACGCAAGCGCCTGGATAGTAAGACCAAACGGGGCCAGGTTAAAGCTATGAGGCAGAAGATTACCGACTAA